A window of Panicum virgatum strain AP13 chromosome 8K, P.virgatum_v5, whole genome shotgun sequence contains these coding sequences:
- the LOC120646409 gene encoding ataxin-2 homolog: protein MRPHLLSLALLLAATAAAVVPLVSPLCVSRYEKVERKAMSLDGYGPTTNNGVEKPKEEKPYEEAGTSTKASTAYVKPGEEAEAAASTSTSASEKVKKEKSKEKGKSDDFDVPAFLKKKKKEKSDDYDEKEKKKSDDFDVSAFLKKKKKENKEKSDDSDESSSSSSSSKKKKKEKSDASSADYVSPNKEKKEKSVDSDSDDASSKKEKKEKKAKKKDKSSGYFDKEKEEKPDEDAKPVDVSTSGEYVPPKENKGDEAASTQPIGPMDAPDELPPAAKSSASSSQPMGGMDSPDELPPSAKSSQPMGGMDSPDELPPSAKKSSSDPYAGQPADPAKPSVSTETFGGIIKTPPNINMLNPVVKQVCSGTTYPYDCEASIAGLHGSAMPAAKAAGDGEDVLRLAMEAVREKVIVAMNAAADRINTPGMEATVKEALDDCTQSYSDIKASLESVDAALKRGDMATARTNLDSVETDVTTCDEGFNERGAPSVMTDHDKELQKLASDLISIGATAIPKY, encoded by the coding sequence ATGAGGCCGCACCTCCTCAGCCTCGCTCTCCTCCTGGCCGCCACGGCGGCCGCCGTCGTGCCCCTAGTCTCACCGTTGTGCGTCTCGCGCTACGAGAAGGTCGAAAGAAAGGCAATGTCCCTTGATGGATATGGACCTACTACTAACAATGGtgtcgagaagcccaaggaggagAAGCCCTATGAGGAAGCCGGCACTTCCACTAAGGCCTCCACCGCCTACGTGAAACCCGGTGAAGAAGCTGAAGCAGCAGCCAGCACCTCCACATCGGCTTCGGAGAAGGTAAAGAAGGAGAAATCCAAAGAGAAGGGGAAATCAGATGATTTTGATGTACCCGCGTTtcttaagaagaaaaagaaggagaagtcCGACGACTATGatgagaaggagaagaagaagtctGATGATTTTGATGTATCCGCATTtcttaagaagaaaaagaaggaaaataagGAGAAATCTGATGATTCTGACgaatcctcctcttcctcctcgtcttctaagaagaagaagaaggagaagtcTGACGCCAGCTCCGCCGATTATGTATCTCCTAATAAGGAAAAGAAGGAGAAATCTGTTGACTCAGACAGCGATGATGCATCAtctaagaaggaaaagaaggagaaaaaagCCAAGAAAAAGGATAAATCCAGTGGTTATTTTGACAAGGAAAAGGAGGAGAAACCTGATGAGGATGCCAAGCCCGTCGACGTCTCCACCAGCGGGGAGTACGTACCTCCAAAGGAGAACAAAGGCGATGAGGCTGCCAGCACCCAGCCCATAGGCCCCATGGATGCTCCCGACGAGCTCCCGCCGGCGGCCAAGAGCTCCGCCAGCAGCAGCCAGCCCATGGGGGGCATGGACTCTCCCGACGAGCTTCCGCCATCGGCCAAGAGCTCCCAGCCCATGGGGGGCATGGACTCCCCCGACGAGCTTCCACCGTCGGCCAAGAAGAGCTCCTCCGATCCGTACGCCGGGCAGCCCGCCGACCCGGCGAAGCCGTCGGTGTCGACGGAAACCTTCGGGGGGATAATCAAGACGCCGCCCAACATCAACATGCTGAACCCGGTGGTGAAGCAAGTGTGCAGCGGGACGACGTACCCGTACGACTGCGAGGCGTCGATCGCGGGGCTCCACGGCAGCGCGATGCCGGCAGCGaaggcggccggcgacggcgaggacgtgCTTCGGCTGGCGATGGAGGCGGTCCGGGAGAAGGTGATCGTGGCGATGaacgcggcggcggaccggATCAACACGCCGgggatggaggcgacggtgaaggAGGCGCTCGACGACTGCACGCAGTCGTACAGCGACATCAAGGCGAGCCTGGAGAGCGTGGACGCGGCGCTCAAGCGCGGCGACATGGCCACGGCGCGCACCAACCTCGACTCAGTGGAGACGGACGTGACCACCTGCGACGAGGGCTTCAACGAGCGCGGcgccccttcggtgatgaccgACCATGACAAGGAGCTCCAGAAGCTCGCCAGCGACCTCATCTCCATCGGCGCCACCGCCATCCCCAAATACTAG